A region of Sphingobium baderi DNA encodes the following proteins:
- a CDS encoding zinc-finger domain-containing protein encodes MIQPPEIIRVSRSRVSCDGSGDIPAALGHPRVFLEIDEHGYVDCGYCDRRFVLIGGPGDTPEVGNLPDIASGASI; translated from the coding sequence ATGATCCAGCCGCCTGAAATCATCCGAGTCTCCCGGTCGCGCGTTTCCTGCGACGGTTCGGGCGACATTCCCGCCGCCCTCGGCCATCCGCGCGTCTTTCTGGAAATCGACGAGCATGGCTATGTCGACTGCGGCTATTGCGACCGGCGCTTCGTGCTGATCGGCGGGCCGGGTGACACGCCTGAAGTAGGCAATTTGCCCGATATAGCCTCAGGCGCCAGCATCTGA
- a CDS encoding winged helix DNA-binding protein — MTYDFPYGTNEGSVDLPFGTKDDRAGLLVLTDMAATGDMATVASAAGLRLLEAVAIEDAPSRLDIQLGCDVVLLLCDRAHPILERLFVQVETFAIQHDIPVILAAGLETIDLAYACTRNERTQLLCRPDETDLAAALLAAVETIGNGQTLHDLSGDSDGIRLQKLSDEVSRLARTLETLTQRRHQAAPSFELGPRISDRPSDYIGMPAIAPLGEEQTDVDGRNDITPQQVRDWLRVRRLRDEFLPGDLFADPAWDMLLDLFAARLGQERVSVSSLCIASAVPPTTALRWIRTLTEKGLLQRQADPHDGRRVFITLADSAAAALTRWFGASRRFLGHDGRTGIHA; from the coding sequence ATGACCTATGATTTCCCCTACGGCACGAACGAGGGATCGGTCGATCTGCCCTTTGGCACGAAGGATGATCGCGCCGGCTTGCTGGTTTTGACCGATATGGCGGCAACGGGCGATATGGCAACTGTCGCTTCGGCGGCCGGGCTGCGCCTTCTGGAGGCGGTGGCGATAGAGGACGCGCCCTCCCGGCTTGACATTCAGCTCGGCTGTGACGTCGTTCTCCTGCTATGCGACCGGGCCCATCCGATATTGGAACGCCTGTTCGTACAGGTGGAAACCTTTGCCATCCAGCATGATATTCCGGTGATCCTCGCGGCTGGCCTGGAAACGATCGATCTGGCCTATGCCTGCACCCGTAATGAACGGACGCAGTTGCTGTGTCGACCTGATGAAACCGATCTCGCTGCCGCGCTACTTGCCGCCGTCGAGACAATAGGCAACGGGCAGACCCTTCATGACCTCAGCGGCGATAGCGACGGCATCCGCCTGCAAAAGCTGAGCGATGAAGTCAGCCGCCTTGCCCGCACTCTGGAAACACTGACCCAAAGACGGCATCAGGCCGCACCGTCCTTCGAACTTGGCCCCCGCATTTCCGATCGACCAAGCGATTATATAGGCATGCCTGCCATTGCCCCCCTGGGCGAGGAGCAGACAGACGTGGATGGACGGAATGACATCACACCTCAACAGGTGCGGGACTGGTTGCGCGTCCGCCGCCTGCGTGACGAGTTTCTGCCGGGGGACCTGTTTGCCGATCCGGCATGGGACATGCTGCTCGACCTGTTTGCCGCGCGGCTGGGACAGGAACGCGTATCGGTGTCCAGCCTATGCATCGCATCGGCCGTGCCGCCCACCACCGCGCTCCGTTGGATTCGCACATTGACGGAAAAAGGGCTATTGCAACGACAGGCCGATCCGCACGACGGGCGCCGCGTCTTCATCACCTTGGCCGATAGTGCCGCCGCCGCCCTGACCCGTTGGTTTGGAGCGAGCCGACGCTTTCTTGGCCATGATGGAAGAACGGGGATACATGCGTGA
- a CDS encoding D-amino-acid transaminase, whose protein sequence is MSVAYLNGRFLPLEQAHVSVLDRGFLFADGIYEVAAVIDGHLVDSAAHLARLERSAGEIDIPLPIPPAEIEAVQKNLVARNGLGEGLVYLQLTRGADGTRDFQPSAAIQPTLVMFVQDKPFLDVPAVRTGISVATTPDLRWKRRDIKSVMLLAQAMAKQAAKVSGAQEAWMIEDGFVTEGASSTAFILTDEGIITRPYSHAVLAGCTGAALTALAEESGLKVIRRPFTVIEALAAREAFITSASTLCQSVVRIDGQAIGSGLPGPVAMRLRELYIDFARRTAS, encoded by the coding sequence ATGTCCGTCGCTTATCTGAACGGTCGGTTCCTTCCCTTGGAACAGGCCCATGTCTCCGTGCTCGATCGGGGCTTCCTCTTTGCCGACGGCATCTATGAAGTCGCTGCCGTGATCGACGGTCATCTGGTCGACAGTGCAGCGCATCTGGCCCGATTGGAACGATCGGCCGGAGAAATCGACATTCCCCTCCCTATTCCCCCGGCGGAGATTGAGGCGGTGCAAAAGAATCTCGTCGCCCGCAACGGCCTTGGCGAAGGCCTCGTCTATCTCCAACTGACCCGTGGCGCGGATGGCACCCGCGATTTCCAGCCCTCCGCCGCAATCCAGCCTACTCTGGTCATGTTCGTGCAGGACAAGCCTTTTCTCGACGTGCCCGCCGTCCGCACGGGGATCAGCGTGGCAACCACGCCCGATCTGCGTTGGAAGCGCCGCGACATCAAAAGCGTCATGCTGCTGGCGCAGGCTATGGCGAAACAGGCCGCCAAAGTCTCAGGCGCGCAGGAAGCGTGGATGATAGAGGATGGCTTCGTGACCGAAGGCGCATCCTCCACCGCCTTCATCCTGACCGACGAAGGCATTATCACCCGCCCTTATTCCCATGCGGTGCTGGCGGGCTGCACTGGCGCGGCGTTAACGGCGCTGGCGGAGGAAAGCGGCCTCAAGGTCATCCGCCGTCCCTTCACCGTGATCGAAGCGCTCGCCGCCCGCGAAGCCTTCATCACAAGCGCCTCCACGCTTTGCCAGTCGGTGGTGCGGATCGACGGACAGGCCATCGGTTCCGGGCTTCCCGGCCCGGTCGCGATGCGGCTGCGCGAACTCTATATCGACTTCGCCCGCCGCACTGCTTCCTGA